The genomic interval gcagtattatagtagttatattcttgtatataggaggcagtattataatagttatattcttgtatataggggcagtattatagtagttatattcttgtatataggaggcagtattatagtagttatattcttgtatataggggcagtattatagtagttatattcttgtatatagtgggtagtattatagtagttatattcttgtatatagggagcagtattatagtagttatattcttgtatataggggcagtattatagtagttatattcttgtatatagggggcagtattatagtagttatattcttgtatataggagcagtattatagtagttatattcttgtatatagcggcagtattatagtagttatattcttgtatataggagtagtattatagtagttatattcttgtatataggggcagtattacagtagttatattcttgtatatagagggcagtattatagtagttatattcttgtatatagagggcagtattatagtagttatattcttgtccataggagaggatagacgtgtgcttgtgagctccctgtcagggtatgttcacacggccaaatttcagacgtatacgaggcgtattatgcctcgttttacgtctgaaaatacggctccaatacgtcggcaaacatctgcccattcatttgaatgggtttgccgacgtactgtgcagacgacctgttatttacgcgtcgtcgtttgacagctgtcaaacgacgacgcgtaaaaatacagcctcgtcaaaagaagtgcaggacacttctttggacgtttttggagctgttttctcatagactccaatgaaaacagctccaaaaacggacgtaaaaaacgcagcgaaaacggcgcgaaaaacgcagcgaaaaatgcgagttggtaaaaaaacgtctgaaaagcagggtctgttttcccttgaaaacagctctggattttcagacgttttggttgactacgtgtgaacatacccttaggactatgcatggcttcttacccaggtggaggggaggggtcctgggctgatgatcctgggaaagcccagagtctggagtttggcctgcagcatggagatggtggaggtgatgatctggaaatggtggctggtgagtcaactgaatctcataatgttggtgaattgtgcacaaaaatgacaaagaaaaatatctttaaaatggaaatgcaagttcgcaaattgagaactgaaattaaccaagagactgatccaaaggcaaagctgatgaaatgtgagtgtctggatgtttgcacacgtgagctggttatattgaaggagagattgcagaaagaatcatgcacagtacccaaaataaagaactgggcaattgagaacaaaagggagaccagagcccaaactgtgaagagaaaaaatatcattgcaaaaaaagacactgactataagactgtgtataatattgtggcacagggaaaccctggaagatatgagtgtgcagtggctggaggatcacatctctcatcatgtgtggggtctgtgcaatcagccaacacaaatgctgctaaagctgcagagaaatgtgtgccagctgacgaggggttaactgcagtagactctatgtgcagtactgatgaagtgaatgcgagtggcactcctgggagtgagcaagaaagtgccgcatatactgacattgtaagtgagaactcgctcagcgcggtgattgacagtctgatatcggatgaaccagcagcacaggctgaggcggacattgcagaccctgttctggaggttcagccgtctgcagtgtcagtgaatggagtgcaggttacacagcgatcaggagcagacacaggaggatctgcagtacaatcagctgaggagaggtccagtcctgacccacctgctgacagacctcagtacaggagactgttcaccagcgtcacaagaccgactaaccccacacctcagaggaggaacgcggtcagaatcaggtactaaggaccagaggaaaacctcccctccagactacattgggaaagttttgttgaaggagtttatgaagtttaaagcttctgaggtgttcgctctgatccacgttccctccagcaggaattatgacatcagtttcaagctgcaatatagtctagatttattctggagtatttagaacgatacaaaggagcacgcgatgtgggagcatctacatgtcatccagctgactaaaccccaggtagtcaccgccaccgtcctgttccagtctgaggtggtggctctggcagatttgcagcactggttgagcagatattgtgaggtgaagagactgccaacaaagatctatgatgaggaggagatctggaatggaggatattctgtcaagatccagctggttcaggagaatggagtgaccagacatctgccgcacttcttctacctgggctcggagagaggcgtatgttactaccctggtcaaccgcgactgtgccatagatgtgggggcagactcctgccattcaactgttcccgtattaagtgctcactatgtggtcagtttgggcatgtgaaggacgattgtacaggacctgtcatctgtaacctgtgcttgggacctggacatacattccgggagtgtccgcatgcagaacataataaagaggagacctttaaagaagccatggaggaagaccaggaggatgtctccatatgtgtagatacaaccccagaactggaagtcccaacgatgatgagagccgaagtaccagagaccctgctccagagacgaatgtcccatctgtggatgctgcacaagtgtcaccagccactgaaaatagaggtcatgctaaaagtaaaatatccagtcactctgtcaccaaaacatctaaacatccgcccaacaccagtaaggaaccagctgatccagccgcagcgaacagtaaggaaccagctgatccagccgcagcggccagtaaaaaaccagcagatctagccgcagcgaccagtaaaaaaccagctgatccagccgcagcaaccagtaTTGATGAGGAGgggtttcagacggttaaaaggagaagtaaaacagataattcttctaggaaaaaaatcactgctgcaaagaaatcaccggagtctccagtgctggcgataactgggggacgttactgtgcgctgggagaagatgaccaggaagaagaagcagagatggagcaagtctcctcacagaacccagatgacgaacctcaggatgaagatgctgaccccccaatgtccaccaaaagatggggtgttacaggacatagcagtggaagaaggaaaaaaagtaggaaagacatgtaaccaggatgaggctgaaaatcacctcctattaatgtgaatagtgtgaagaataggagcaggcggcgggcgatattccagcgtctgtctgacgacaaaaccaatgtcctctttatacaagagtcttatctacagagtaatgtccctgcagtgtccctgcagtcaccacatctagtgggaccgtgaaactctcagctgctgtatggagacttctaccccgaactcagtttatatcatagaggtttactatatgtcataaatgtggtgaccgtgtaccctctgtggtgtgcgcgatgctgcccggtcaccaataaagaagaactctcctgtaatactgtctagaataatatcatgaaaaatagttgaaacaatctatactggagcaatattcatatattatggtttgtttaatgattgtgatgttattaagagacaaatgtttattttctttatctgttatgagtgtattgcaaaggtattgtaataatttgttgcaagttttcaaataaaaaagataattatagtagttatattcttgtgtatataggagctgtattatagtagttatattcttgtatatagagggcagtattatagcagttatattcttgtatatagggagcagtattatagtagttatattcttgtatataggagctgtattatagtagttatattcttgtatataggagcagtattatagtagttatattcttgtatatagggggcagtgttatagtagttatattcttgtatataggagcagtattatagtagttatattcttgtatataggagcagtattatagtagttatattcttgtatatagggggcagtaatatagtagttatattcttgtatataggagcagtattatagtagttatattcttgtatatagggagcagtattatagtagttatattcttgtacataggggcagtattatagtagttatattcttgtatataggggcagtattatagtagttatattcttgtatatagggagcagtattatagtagttatattcttgtatataggggcagtattatagtagttatattcttgtatataggaggcagtattatagtagttatattcttgtatatagggggcagtattatagtagttatattcttgtatatagggggcagtattatagtagttatattcttgtatataggggcagtattatagtagttatattcttgtatataggagcagtattatagtagttacattcttgtatatatagggcagtattatagtagttatattcttgtatatagggggcagtattatagtagttatattctcgtatataggggcagtattatagtagttatatttctgtatataggggacagtattatagtagttatattcttgtacatagaggggcagtattatagtagttatattcttgtatataggagcagtattatagtagttatattcttgtatataggggcagtattatagtagttatattcttgtatatagggggcagtattatagtagttatattcttgtatatagggggcagtattatagtagttatattcttgtacatagaggggcagtattatagtagttatattcttgtatatagggagcagtattatagtagttatagtcttgtatataggggcagtattatagtagttatattcttgtatatagggggcagtattatagtagttatattcttgtatatagggggcagtattatagtagttatattcttgtacatagaggggcagtattatagtagttatattcttgtatatagggggcagtattatagtagttatattcttgtatataggaagcagtattatagtagttatattcttgtacataggggcagtattatagtagttatattcttgtatatagaggccagtattatagtagttatattcttgtatatagaggccagtattatagtagttatattcctgtatataggggacagtattatagtagttatattcttgtacatagaggggcagtattatagtagttatattcttgtatataggagcagtattatagtagttatattcttgtatataggggcagtattatagtagttatattcttgtatataggagcagtattatagtagttatattcttgtatatagggcagtattatagtagctatattcttgtatataggggcagtattatagtagttatattcttgtatatagggcagtattatagtagttatattcttgtatataggggcagtattatagtagttatattcttgtatataggagcagtattatagtagttatattcttgtatatagggggcagtattatagtagttatattcttgtatataggggcagtattatagtagttatattcttgtatatagtgagcagtattatagtagttatattcttgtatatagggagcagtattataatagttacattcttgtatataaggggcagtattgtagtagttatattcttgtatatagcgcagtattatagtagttatattcttgtatataggggcagtattatagtagttatattcttgtatatagggggcagtattatagtagttatattcttgtatataggggtagtattatagtagttattcttgtatataggaggcagtattatagtagttatattcttgtatataggggcagtattatagtagttatattcttgtatataggggcagtattatagtagttatattcttgtacatagaggggcagtattatagtagatatattcttttatatagcgggcagtattataataatttttttacttgaacataggaggcagtattaaagtagctatgttcttgtacatagggggcagtattatagtagtgatattgttCTACATAGAGAGCTGTATATTCTGTTGccgacatattctgcagcgctgtacagagattgccatcactcacatcagtccctgtcccaatCAAAATCTAAATTCCCAGTCTAAAACGTATACATACACACTCGATTCAATTTCATAGGAAACCTTTGATCTTATTACAACTTATTTTTGGAGTAATATAGTAAATATAATCTTTAATATGCAATTAACAAGACATATAATCTCGCCTCCAAATAGTTTTAGCCCAGTATGTTATCCTGGACAGAACTCTATATGGCTCGCGGACATAGGGCACCAGGCTCCATTAAATTCTCTATTTCTATGTAGCCATCAATAATACTTAGTCTTACCAGTTCTCCACTCTGCTGGACCCCAGTACACTGTATCCGACCAGCACAATGTCTTGAGACTTGCAAAACTTCAGTAACTTACTTTGATTGAGAAATATGTGACATTCTAcctgtatagagatataatggatcggtaatatatatatatatatataaacagcacacaagaaaacggCGACAGCACATAAAGGGGATGTcctagattagaaaaacatgacttgtTTATTACAAAAATAATGCCACACCCATCTATGGgtcttgtctggtattgcagctcaactccattGAAATGTATAGGctaagttgcaataccacacgcaACCTGAAGGCAGAAGTGGCGCTGTTttcggaagaaagcagccatgtttttctaatcctgcacaatcTCTTTAAAGACTAGAGTATTTACTAGTGATTTGTCTATAATGTTATATAATATTCACCTGGTCGCACACTGGTTTGTACTTGAGTCCTGGCATGTTGAGAATCAGCTCCAATTGACTGCGGTTAAAATTGGAGACGCCGATGGATCGGACAAGCCCAGCATCTTTGCACGCTTCCAAAGCCTAGAAATGAGAATTACACTTAAGTGGTTATATGAAGAGATACTCCACCCAAAACTGTGCAGACGCAAAGTCAATAAAACGGAGTgggggaggaatgaaaatctttgGATTATCCAGTCCTTATAATTTACCTTCCATGTATCCCGGATATCTGTGTTATTAAAAATCAGTTTTCCATCTTCGTCCTTGGGAAAAGGATCATCTCCAGGCTGGAGGGGAAAAAGAATTCACATTTACCACTAATTCAcaaagtatttgcaaagttacatcatgtcttctactctagtcacatccagatctGTATTCAAAAGTagtaagctctgtacataaaggcTGCTAACCCTCAAGTGATACATGATAAACTGAAATCTGCCAATACAAAGTAATCAGATACTGTGCAGCCAGGCTGATGAAATCCAATATTTCATTGATAGCTATGGCCAATCCTGTATCATATTCGAACAAACCTTTAATTCCACGGGTGTGTGGATAAGGAAGAGATCCATGTAATCCAGCTGGAGATCATTCAGAGATTTTTCCAGGGCAGGTTGGACCCTCTCGGGAGTGTGGttattactccaaagctgcagaaTAAATAAAGAACCTGATAAAAGCTGAGCACTGCCCCCTGGTGGCTATGTTTATGAGAAAATCGTTAAAACTAGAACATTTTGATTAGTCAGAAATTTAAACTTGTTTCAATTTTGTGGTTACCTTCCCAGTGTAAAAAATGTCTTCTCTCTTCACCGTCCCGTCAGCAATCTTTGATCTAATGGCTTGACCGACCTCAACCTCATTACCATACATAAAGGCGCAGTCGATATGTCGAAATCCGACATCAATGGCCACCTTGGTGCTTTCCCCAGCCTGTTCTTTGGTATACTGTGAGGAATAAGATGAATAAGATGTAATTATGATCAGTCATTATAACTAATTGCTGCCTACATGGCGATTCCAGTTACCCGTGTCATTGAATTGGCGTAGGGATGGAGTCTGAAGCATTAGTGGATAGTGACCCCAATTTTCCCTATGGAGAAAAAAGTAATTCAGCAATTGCATTAATTTTCCTCATAGGAAAACATTGATGTTCCATGTGATTCAcagtaaggttatgttcacacatagcagaattgctgcagattttccgtccgGATTTGTGAGCAGCAAATTAAAGTAGccacaaagtgaatgagattttagtAAATCACTTCCCTgtagaaattgatctgcggtgcaaaTTTTTGCATTTCTGATGTGGAATGGTTGtgcatttattgcagattttcccTACTGAGTTGAATGGGGTAGTAAAAATTCGCAACAAATGCCAAATGTTGCGTTTTTGCGGCAGAACAACTGTGTCTCTGCAGCAAAAACCGcaagtagtaaaacaaacaaaCCTTATTTAAActtaaaattaaatttaaaaaatcctCACCTCCCCTGGCGCACCTGTAGCGACACCTGTCTGGTCTCTCtgcagccggcctcctgggatgatgtttggtCCTATGGGACCACTGCAGTCAATCATAGGGGAGCAGGAACGCATCTTTACGGTGGTGCCACgggaggtgagtatggtattttttttaatcccctcTTCTGATGTCCGCAGTGGCAAATCTGGCTGAAAATTTGCACCAAATcaaacacaatttggtgcagaaTTTTGGCTGGAATTCCTTGCAGAATCTGGGTCAGATTGGCTGCAgatttttccgcagcaaatctggcctgtgtgaacatacgctaatgCTTTGATTTTTATCTGGACTCTCCACTGTATTATGGCTATATTTCATAAACAAAAAAGAGAGAGATGGCGCTCTTCTAAGGTGATAACCTACTTGATTATGATTGAAGAAGACCTCGGTACgaggtcgaaacgcgttgcagcacttGTATTTTAAGTATGTTCACTGAATAAATCGTTTTTTTGTAAAATCCGATTGTGGACTCACTGAACCATCTGCACAAGAGCGCCCGACACAAGGAGTACTTTTTTTTTCCACGTCTTTCATTTGTGTATTATGGCTGTAGCATCTTCTAGTCTACCCGTTACACCGGAGTAGCGCAGAGCAGTTCTGTACTCACCGTGTCCGGGGCGTAGGTGCCAAATCCAATCACTGGAATTTTATGCCCATCATTCAGTACAACACAGGAGTCCGGCTTGAGAGCCATAGTGCCCCAGTGTCCTGTTGTGCACGGCTGCTGTTCACATAGGATGTGTGCCGATAGTATGACCAGTCCTTGTACTACCCGTGTATGATATGTAAAATGTCTTAAGCCCTTCCCATAGAAGTGAGTGGGGCCCGTCAGTTCAGCAGCGATTCTGCAATGTCATTGTGAGTTTAGAACATGTGGAGTTAGATAGAGGCAGCTGCAACAATCCGAAATGTCCGCAGTCATTAAAAAATTGGACAAAATTTAGCAGGATAGAGCGATCTGTAGACCGGAGGCGATCTGTAGACCGGAGGCATCTTGCTTCAAAGTTACGGGGTCTCAGTCTGACTAATTCTTAGAAAGatttccccaaaaaaacaaaaagactcCCTGTCCTTGACTCGTCCTCATCTGTCGAGAAAAAGtattttctgcaatttttttagctttatctgtttctgggaaagttgggtgacaactactatggccgccattacagctcccataTGGGTTGTCACATAATTGCACTGCACAGATTGTTTTACATTATGCCCAGCGTATTTATGTAGTGCACCCTCCCAACCCATGGCATCTGAATCACATGTTGTGGTTATAACCCCCTTTATAACATCCTATAATGAATACAGACctgagaccccctaaatacatagagaccccagactagactctGTAGATAATCTCTTCTCCCAGTTCCTGTCATTTTCTTCACTCCGGGGCCCGGTGTCTATAATAGCAGCGTCATTtgatatatatttaaaaataaaggaTATAATGTTTATATTTTCTAGGTTTTTCAGCAGTGACCGGAGGAGTCCGTCATCACAACCATCGGGCAGAACACTATTTGGGCCTGTTATTGCTGAATGCCGTGCTGTTTtctaaaaaaacgctgtgtgtgaaaccCTCCTAATACCTAATACATCCGTCCTAGTCCTTCTTTATTATGTTAGAAATGTTTTATATGTATAATGTTTAAAAGATTTATTCATTACCTGCTGTTAACCTTTGTATACACTAAAGAGGCtgctgtggtcatacattttttttcactgtcaggCAACGTGTACAGTGATTTCTTTTATGAAGGGCATAAAAAGTACTTAGAAAGAAGTTTGTTGGTGGCAAACCAACTCTTCAATAatgtagtaatgagttacagtctgtattatactccagagctgcactcactattctgctggtggagtcacgttatacatacattacattacttatcctgtactgatcctgagttacatcctgtattatactccagagctgcactcactattctgctggtggagtcactgtgtacatacattacattacttatcctgtactgatcctgagttatatcctgtattatactccagagctgcactcactattctgctggtggagtcacgttatacatacattacattacttatcctgtactgatcctgagttacatcctgtattatactccagagctgcactcactattctgctggtggagtcactgtgtacatacattacattacttatcctgtactgatcctgagttatatcctgtattatactccagagctgcactcactattctgctggtggagtcacgttatacatacattacattacttatcctgtactgatcctgagttacagtctgtattatactccagagctgcactcactattctgctggtggagtcactgtgtacatacattacattacttatcctgtactgatcctgagttacatcctgtattatactccagagctgcactcactattctgctggtggagtcactgtgtacatacattacattacttatcctgtactgatcctgagttacatcctgtattatactccagagctgcactcactattctgctggtggagtcacgttatacatacattacattacttatcctgtactgatcctgagttacatcctgtattatactccagagctgcactcac from Rhinoderma darwinii isolate aRhiDar2 chromosome 3, aRhiDar2.hap1, whole genome shotgun sequence carries:
- the LOC142748648 gene encoding aldo-keto reductase family 1 member C1-like — encoded protein: MALKPDSCVVLNDGHKIPVIGFGTYAPDTYTKEQAGESTKVAIDVGFRHIDCAFMYGNEVEVGQAIRSKIADGTVKREDIFYTGKLWSNNHTPERVQPALEKSLNDLQLDYMDLFLIHTPVELKPGDDPFPKDEDGKLIFNNTDIRDTWKALEACKDAGLVRSIGVSNFNRSQLELILNMPGLKYKPVCDQVECHIFLNQSKLLKFCKSQDIVLVGYSVLGSSRVENWIDQNSPQVLEDPVLNTVAKKLKRSPAQVAMRYLLQRGIVVLAKSFNPERIKQNFQVFDFELSDEDVLTLDGVNKNMRYLSIDVWKEHPKYPFHDEY